The proteins below are encoded in one region of Reichenbachiella sp. 5M10:
- the sprA gene encoding cell surface protein SprA, with the protein MSESVSAFQQIPNAADTVKKKEKYEPSEHSTYQATDRYGDPFSNRQSHSPLLLNNPSNMNVEVEMDSNMNYTISEKVGALNYRPKSTMTFEQFQDYQDAQMKKDYWQERSAGLDGESAVSGRRLIPKIYISPMFDRVFGGNYVDIQPNGFVNMDFGGRWQTVENPQVPVRNQRTGGFDYNQQISMNVIGKVGEKLAVTANFDNNNSFDFQNNMKIEYTGYEEDIIKKIEIGNVSMPIANSLITGGQSLFGVKTQMQFGKLYVTAIASRQQGSAQTKTFTNGTEGTPFNIRASDYDQYRHFFLGHFFRDNYEKWLKNLPNLVSGVKISRLEVYIVKQQTETTGLRGVIALSDLGEPVRLGNSTGVVTVPSSPNDNAANNIFASIVDAPEIRDISQAGSYLETGQFQMVEGRDFEARPSVRKLDPSEYKWDDKLGYVTLNSRLREGEVLAVSYEYTYNGNTTPYQVGELSENYQGRPDEDLIVLKLLLPANNTDADLPIWDLAMKNIYNLGGARINQEGFELRVKYRDDINNYDAPNLNEGQNTNNVPLIEVLKLDQLNVNGDDQPDGNFDFIPGITFDADYGNVIFPVLEPFGTTLDNAFTASEQGLKDKYVYQELYERTKTLAEQVSAKNKFRLEGTYSSSARNVYNLDGFNIAEGSVRVTAGSTLLAEGTDYQVSYLGSGQVTILNEGVLNSGKTINISYEVDDMFSFQSKWLTGTRLDYQFSDKVNVGATLLHLSQRPGGVSRYSIGNEPIKNTKYGFDVNFQEDSRMLTKMVDALPLISTKEKSTVTFNGEFAQLIPGTSNQVDGEGTSYIDDFESAATPYYLGGNHTAWSLGSTPPEFVQGTDLEVGYKRAKLAWYVVDNTFYGSQRPSQIDKDGLENNYVKPVYAQDLFRLQDVNVVNVPLRVFDLAYYPSERGAYNYNSAELTQDGLLENPQDKFAAITRAVPTSVDFTKNNVEYIEFWLMDPFTDDPVMDGIYNVPNDDSTGELVFNLGDVSEDVLADKKQAFENGLPEDGGDENTEITPWGRVTTNQFLTRFFSNSSSTARNNQDVGLDGYNLTGERDFFVPQMDQTVINSLNANGQNRVLNDPSADDFKHYLDESYNQSNAQVLERYKNFNGHEGNSPVGSTNDNYSSSATNEPENEDLNEDNYVSQTESYLEYRIPINKNILHAGEGYVVDEVEDIDGRAKWYLFRIPISSGTEVGSPDLQFLRYMRMYMTGWRKPVVLRMAEFQMVASQWRKYDQDLSEAGLGEIPEVVSSDFELSVVGIIENSSSDGDSPPYMVPPGISRDYDNTTAIPVRSNEQSLSLCVEDLEDGDARAAYKNSLNLDMINYGKLKMFFHAEANQGEPIGDDEVTAFIRLGFDQTQNYYEVEVPLKITPDGLSSYTAEDVWPSANEINIAFNDLYAVKSARNAEDYDVTSRYTPNPDSLGLDYTVTIIGNPKLSGVTDMMIGIRNPSTPDQQSKSVCIWANEMRVTDFDDEKGWAANAQVNVQLADFATLNAATRYTSVGFGSIQDQISERTREETFEYDLSANINVDKLIPAETGIKIPMFVSTSKSTQTPRYDPLDNDIPLEASLQKYNTQEEKDDYKKKVISQTTNRSINFINVHKEKVKEDAKSHVYDIENFSFNYSFSEQKSSNVNTAKKVTKQYSGGVAYNYTTKAPSVEPFKKSKAFSSPYLQLIKDINFSPLPNSFSVRASVDRRFQKTQLRNSDLTTTGIDPNFEKYFNFDRTYNLRWSLFRNLSLNYNATVRAIIDEPEGDLDTKAKRDSVINNLKRLGRIKTFNQNISLNYRLPLDKLPLTDWVSADYRYAVDYSWVGGNINQVEEFGNVIENQRTQDLTGKVDLVRLYNKSKYLSSINKPQSRSRTSRYDTVRTSGGVDAFKGILRMIMAVRSINMTFGLRESTSLPGMLPTPYMLGMDRDFSAPGWGFVLGDQDPDIRIRAARQEWLVKNGLFTAPFVQTRTEDINLRAAIEPFKDFRVQVDAKRSNNAEYQEIYRWDSTTVNTYNSLTPTRSGSYTVSFLPIMTAFDKDGADNVSKVFEQFVENRDIIWDRWRSQGQEYDTGSQDVLIPAFIAAYTDRSAQTVSMLPFPKLPMPNWRVDYAGLSKLAGIKEVFTSINLTHAYTSTFSITNYTNSLKYQDVNVLDLTNNILDYPTATVKDNGSLVPVYIINQVDVIERFSPLIGVSVRTKGMVTGKVDYAKERSLKFDLSNSQLTEIKSNNVSFDIGITRDKFKIPFKVQGRTIVLDNQIQFRMTFTVRDTKTVQRKIEDVSTITDGNINYQVRPTLSFVANQKLNLTMYFEKNINEPKISSSYNRSSSAFGVQIRFSLAQ; encoded by the coding sequence GATGGCAGACTGTAGAAAACCCCCAAGTGCCAGTCAGGAACCAACGTACTGGAGGGTTTGACTACAACCAGCAAATCTCAATGAATGTCATCGGCAAGGTGGGGGAAAAACTTGCCGTCACTGCCAACTTTGACAACAACAACTCCTTCGATTTTCAGAACAACATGAAGATCGAGTATACAGGCTATGAGGAAGATATCATCAAAAAAATAGAAATCGGTAATGTGAGCATGCCGATCGCCAATTCGCTGATCACTGGCGGGCAAAGTTTGTTTGGAGTGAAAACTCAAATGCAATTTGGCAAACTCTATGTCACCGCCATAGCATCGAGACAGCAAGGAAGTGCTCAGACCAAGACCTTTACCAACGGAACGGAGGGAACCCCCTTCAATATCAGAGCGTCAGATTATGATCAATACCGCCATTTCTTTTTGGGGCATTTCTTTCGGGACAACTATGAAAAATGGCTTAAAAACTTACCAAACCTTGTGTCTGGAGTCAAAATCTCGCGTTTGGAAGTTTATATCGTCAAGCAACAGACCGAGACAACGGGACTGAGAGGGGTCATCGCACTTAGTGATTTAGGGGAGCCCGTACGCTTGGGCAACAGCACAGGGGTGGTGACAGTTCCTTCTTCTCCCAACGATAATGCTGCCAACAATATTTTTGCCTCGATCGTGGATGCTCCTGAGATCAGGGACATCTCTCAGGCAGGGAGCTACCTGGAGACTGGGCAGTTTCAGATGGTGGAGGGCCGAGATTTTGAAGCACGGCCAAGTGTACGAAAACTTGATCCCTCCGAGTACAAGTGGGATGATAAATTGGGGTATGTGACCCTCAACAGTCGTTTGAGAGAAGGAGAAGTGCTGGCTGTGTCCTATGAGTATACTTACAATGGAAATACAACGCCATACCAAGTAGGGGAACTCTCGGAGAACTATCAAGGGCGGCCTGATGAGGACTTGATCGTTTTGAAACTTTTGTTGCCAGCCAATAATACGGATGCAGATTTGCCGATTTGGGATTTGGCAATGAAAAATATCTATAATCTGGGAGGAGCGAGAATCAACCAAGAGGGATTTGAACTAAGGGTCAAATATCGAGATGATATCAACAACTACGATGCGCCCAATCTGAACGAAGGACAAAACACCAATAATGTGCCCTTGATCGAAGTACTGAAACTAGATCAACTCAACGTCAATGGGGATGATCAGCCTGATGGTAATTTTGATTTCATTCCTGGGATCACATTTGACGCGGATTATGGCAATGTGATTTTTCCGGTACTGGAGCCTTTTGGAACTACTCTAGACAATGCTTTTACGGCTAGTGAACAAGGACTCAAGGACAAGTATGTGTATCAGGAACTTTATGAACGAACCAAGACGCTCGCAGAACAGGTGTCTGCCAAAAACAAGTTTAGATTGGAAGGAACCTACTCCTCTAGTGCGCGAAATGTATACAATTTGGATGGGTTCAATATAGCGGAAGGTTCAGTAAGAGTGACGGCAGGGAGTACACTGCTTGCAGAAGGGACGGACTATCAGGTGAGTTATCTAGGGTCTGGCCAGGTGACAATATTGAATGAGGGAGTGCTCAATTCGGGTAAGACCATCAATATCAGCTATGAGGTAGATGACATGTTTAGTTTTCAGTCCAAGTGGTTGACAGGGACTCGACTGGACTATCAGTTCAGTGATAAGGTCAATGTAGGAGCGACTTTACTTCATTTGAGTCAGCGCCCAGGAGGAGTGTCTCGTTATAGTATCGGCAATGAGCCCATCAAAAACACAAAGTATGGATTTGATGTCAATTTTCAAGAGGACTCGCGCATGCTGACCAAGATGGTAGATGCCCTGCCATTGATTAGTACCAAAGAAAAATCAACGGTAACGTTCAATGGTGAGTTTGCTCAACTTATCCCTGGTACATCCAATCAAGTGGATGGAGAAGGTACTTCTTATATCGACGATTTTGAGAGTGCAGCTACCCCATATTATTTGGGGGGAAATCATACCGCTTGGAGTTTAGGTTCTACGCCACCGGAGTTTGTCCAAGGGACAGACCTGGAGGTAGGGTACAAGCGAGCCAAACTGGCTTGGTATGTGGTCGACAATACCTTCTATGGTAGTCAGCGTCCCAGCCAAATTGACAAAGATGGACTGGAAAACAACTATGTCAAACCTGTCTATGCACAGGATCTTTTTAGACTGCAGGATGTCAATGTGGTGAATGTTCCCTTGCGTGTTTTTGACCTGGCTTATTACCCTTCGGAGCGTGGAGCTTACAATTACAACAGTGCAGAACTGACTCAGGACGGTTTGTTGGAGAATCCACAGGATAAATTTGCCGCAATCACACGAGCTGTGCCGACAAGTGTTGACTTCACCAAAAATAACGTAGAGTATATCGAATTTTGGTTGATGGATCCATTTACAGATGACCCTGTGATGGATGGGATATACAATGTACCCAATGATGATTCGACAGGAGAACTGGTCTTCAACTTAGGGGATGTTTCGGAGGATGTCTTGGCAGACAAAAAGCAGGCTTTTGAAAATGGGTTGCCTGAGGATGGTGGAGACGAAAACACAGAAATCACCCCATGGGGACGAGTGACTACCAACCAGTTTCTGACGCGGTTTTTTTCCAATTCATCTTCTACTGCTCGGAACAATCAAGATGTGGGGCTTGATGGCTATAATTTGACCGGAGAGAGAGATTTTTTTGTGCCCCAAATGGATCAAACGGTGATCAATAGTCTCAATGCAAATGGTCAAAACCGTGTATTGAATGACCCCTCAGCGGACGATTTCAAACACTACCTTGATGAGTCTTATAACCAAAGCAATGCACAGGTACTTGAGCGATATAAGAATTTTAATGGACATGAAGGGAATTCACCGGTAGGCTCTACCAATGACAACTACAGTTCGTCAGCGACCAACGAACCCGAAAATGAGGATTTGAATGAAGACAATTATGTGAGTCAGACGGAATCTTATCTCGAGTACCGCATTCCGATCAACAAAAACATCTTGCATGCAGGTGAGGGCTATGTGGTGGATGAAGTAGAAGATATTGACGGAAGAGCCAAGTGGTATTTGTTTCGAATACCGATCAGCAGTGGGACAGAAGTAGGTTCTCCTGATCTGCAGTTTTTGCGGTACATGAGAATGTATATGACCGGATGGAGAAAACCAGTTGTATTGCGCATGGCGGAGTTTCAGATGGTGGCTAGCCAATGGAGAAAATACGATCAAGACCTGTCGGAAGCAGGACTGGGAGAAATACCAGAAGTGGTCTCTTCGGATTTTGAATTGTCAGTGGTAGGAATTATTGAGAATAGCTCATCGGATGGGGATAGTCCTCCGTACATGGTCCCACCTGGAATCAGTCGAGATTATGACAATACCACGGCTATCCCAGTTCGGAGCAATGAGCAATCATTGAGCCTGTGCGTAGAGGATCTGGAAGACGGAGATGCACGCGCAGCGTACAAAAATTCTTTGAATCTAGACATGATCAACTACGGGAAGCTTAAAATGTTTTTTCATGCGGAAGCCAACCAAGGAGAACCGATTGGAGACGATGAGGTGACAGCTTTCATTCGCTTAGGTTTTGATCAGACGCAAAACTATTATGAAGTAGAGGTCCCGCTCAAGATTACCCCAGACGGCTTGTCCAGTTATACGGCAGAGGACGTTTGGCCATCGGCCAATGAGATCAATATTGCTTTCAACGATCTATATGCTGTAAAGTCCGCTAGAAATGCTGAAGATTATGATGTGACTTCTCGTTATACGCCAAATCCAGATTCGTTGGGGCTGGACTATACAGTGACCATCATCGGTAACCCAAAGTTGAGTGGAGTCACCGATATGATGATCGGTATACGTAACCCGTCGACACCTGATCAGCAGTCCAAGTCAGTTTGTATTTGGGCCAACGAAATGCGTGTTACGGACTTTGACGATGAAAAGGGCTGGGCCGCCAACGCTCAGGTGAATGTGCAGCTAGCTGATTTTGCGACACTCAATGCTGCGACGCGATATACTTCGGTGGGCTTTGGTAGTATTCAGGACCAGATTTCGGAGCGTACCAGAGAAGAAACCTTTGAGTACGACCTTTCGGCCAACATCAATGTGGACAAATTGATTCCTGCAGAGACAGGAATCAAAATTCCGATGTTTGTGAGCACGTCTAAATCCACGCAGACTCCACGTTATGACCCGTTGGACAATGATATTCCTTTGGAGGCATCCCTTCAAAAATACAATACGCAGGAAGAAAAGGATGATTACAAGAAGAAGGTGATTTCTCAGACGACCAACAGAAGTATCAATTTTATCAATGTACACAAAGAAAAGGTGAAGGAGGATGCGAAGAGCCATGTCTACGATATTGAGAATTTCTCTTTCAATTATTCTTTCTCAGAGCAGAAGTCATCCAACGTCAATACAGCCAAAAAAGTAACCAAGCAGTACTCTGGGGGTGTGGCGTACAATTACACCACCAAGGCACCGAGTGTGGAGCCCTTCAAAAAATCGAAGGCCTTTAGTAGTCCGTATTTACAGTTGATCAAGGATATCAATTTTAGCCCCTTGCCTAACAGTTTCTCAGTGAGGGCATCTGTGGATAGGCGTTTTCAAAAGACACAGTTGAGAAATTCTGATTTAACCACTACGGGTATTGACCCTAATTTTGAGAAGTATTTTAATTTTGACCGAACCTATAACCTCCGGTGGAGCTTGTTTCGTAATCTCAGCCTCAACTACAACGCTACTGTCAGAGCTATCATTGACGAACCCGAGGGAGATTTGGACACCAAAGCTAAGAGAGATTCTGTGATCAATAACCTCAAGAGACTTGGGCGGATCAAGACCTTCAATCAAAACATCAGCCTCAACTATCGTTTGCCATTAGACAAGTTGCCTTTGACAGATTGGGTGAGTGCCGATTACCGATATGCCGTAGACTATTCATGGGTTGGGGGCAACATCAATCAAGTAGAGGAGTTTGGTAACGTGATTGAAAATCAGCGCACTCAGGACTTGACGGGGAAAGTCGATTTGGTGCGCCTCTACAATAAATCTAAATACTTGAGTAGTATCAACAAACCACAATCCCGCTCTCGTACTTCACGCTACGATACTGTGCGCACCAGTGGAGGGGTGGATGCGTTCAAGGGTATCCTGCGTATGATTATGGCTGTCCGTTCTATCAATATGACTTTTGGTCTGCGGGAGTCGACTTCTTTGCCAGGGATGTTGCCCACTCCGTATATGCTAGGAATGGACCGTGATTTTAGTGCACCAGGCTGGGGGTTTGTACTGGGAGACCAGGATCCGGACATTAGAATTCGAGCGGCTCGGCAGGAATGGCTAGTCAAAAATGGACTTTTCACTGCGCCTTTTGTCCAGACCAGAACAGAAGACATTAATTTGAGAGCGGCTATCGAGCCATTCAAGGATTTTCGTGTGCAGGTGGATGCCAAGCGCAGCAACAATGCCGAATACCAAGAAATTTATCGTTGGGACAGTACAACTGTCAATACCTACAACTCCCTTACGCCGACTCGATCAGGTAGTTATACGGTTTCATTCCTGCCGATCATGACTGCTTTTGACAAAGATGGCGCAGACAATGTGTCCAAGGTCTTTGAACAGTTTGTAGAGAATCGTGACATCATCTGGGACCGGTGGAGGAGTCAAGGGCAGGAGTATGATACAGGCTCACAGGACGTCTTGATACCGGCCTTTATCGCTGCTTATACGGATAGGAGTGCTCAGACGGTATCGATGTTGCCGTTCCCTAAATTACCGATGCCCAATTGGCGAGTAGATTATGCGGGACTGAGCAAACTAGCTGGGATCAAAGAAGTCTTCACCTCCATCAATCTGACTCATGCCTATACCTCTACATTTAGTATTACCAACTACACCAATTCGCTGAAATATCAAGACGTCAACGTGTTGGACTTGACGAACAATATCCTCGACTATCCGACAGCTACAGTCAAGGACAATGGGTCATTGGTGCCTGTCTATATTATCAATCAAGTAGATGTAATTGAGCGTTTTTCGCCGCTGATTGGGGTGAGTGTTCGGACCAAAGGAATGGTCACGGGTAAAGTTGATTACGCCAAGGAGAGGAGTCTCAAGTTTGATCTATCCAACTCCCAGCTTACCGAAATCAAGAGCAATAATGTTTCCTTTGATATTGGGATTACCAGAGACAAGTTCAAAATTCCTTTTAAAGTACAGGGTAGGACCATCGTCTTGGACAACCAGATTCAGTTTAGAATGACCTTCACAGTAAGAGATACCAAAACAGTTCAGCGCAAAATAGAAGATGTCAGCACGATCACAGATGGAAATATCAACTATCAGGTGAGGCCAACTTTGAGTTTTGTGGCAAATCAAAAGCTCAATTTGACCATGTATTTTGAGAAGAACATCAATGAACCCAAGATTTCTAGTTCGTACAATCGGTCTTCATCCGCATTTGGTGTTCAGATACGCTTCAGTTTGGCACAATAA